One genomic window of Pseudomonas aeruginosa includes the following:
- a CDS encoding YeaH/YhbH family protein, translating to MSYVIDRRLNGKNKSTVNRQRFLRRYREHIKKAVEEAVSRRSITDMEHGEQISIPGRDIDEPVLHHGRGGRQTVVHPGNKEFTAGEHIARPSGGGGGRGGGKASNSGEGMDDFVFQITQEEFLDFMFEDLELPNLVKRHITGTDTFKTVRAGISNDGNPSRINIVRTLRSAHARRIALSGGSRAKLRAALKELERIKREEPDNLGDIQELELEIAKLRARIDRVPFLDTFDLKYNLLVKQPNPTSKAVMFCLMDVSGSMTQATKDIAKRFFILLYLFLKRNYEKIEVVFIRHHTSAREVDEEEFFYSRETGGTIVSSALKMMQEIMAERYPTHEWNIYAAQASDGDNWNDDSPVCRDILLKQIMPFVQYYTYVEITPREHQALWFEYERVREAFEDSFAQQQIVSASDIYPVFRELFQRRLVA from the coding sequence ATGAGCTACGTCATCGACCGGCGTCTGAACGGCAAGAACAAGAGCACGGTGAACCGCCAGCGCTTCCTGAGGCGCTACCGTGAACACATCAAGAAGGCCGTCGAGGAGGCCGTCAGCCGGCGCTCCATTACCGACATGGAGCACGGCGAGCAGATCAGCATTCCCGGGCGCGATATCGACGAACCGGTGCTGCACCATGGCCGCGGCGGGCGGCAGACCGTCGTCCACCCCGGCAACAAGGAATTCACCGCCGGCGAGCACATCGCCCGCCCATCCGGCGGCGGGGGCGGCCGCGGCGGCGGCAAGGCCAGCAACAGCGGCGAAGGCATGGACGACTTCGTCTTCCAGATCACCCAGGAGGAATTCCTCGACTTCATGTTCGAGGACCTGGAGCTGCCCAACCTGGTCAAGCGCCACATCACCGGCACCGACACCTTCAAGACCGTCCGCGCCGGCATCAGCAACGACGGCAACCCGTCGCGCATCAACATCGTCCGCACCCTGCGCTCGGCCCATGCGCGGCGCATCGCGCTGTCCGGCGGCAGCCGGGCCAAGCTGCGCGCGGCGCTGAAGGAACTGGAGCGGATCAAGCGCGAAGAGCCGGACAACCTCGGCGATATCCAGGAACTCGAGCTGGAAATCGCCAAGCTCCGCGCGCGCATCGACCGGGTGCCGTTCCTCGATACCTTCGATCTCAAGTACAACCTGCTGGTCAAGCAGCCCAACCCCACCTCCAAGGCGGTGATGTTCTGCCTGATGGACGTCTCCGGCTCGATGACCCAGGCGACCAAGGACATCGCCAAGCGCTTCTTCATCCTGCTCTACCTGTTCCTCAAGCGGAACTACGAGAAGATCGAAGTGGTGTTCATCCGCCACCACACCAGCGCCCGCGAGGTCGACGAGGAGGAGTTCTTCTACTCCCGCGAGACCGGCGGCACCATCGTCTCCAGCGCGCTGAAGATGATGCAGGAGATCATGGCCGAGCGCTATCCGACCCATGAGTGGAACATCTACGCCGCCCAGGCCTCGGACGGCGACAACTGGAACGACGACTCGCCGGTGTGCCGGGACATCCTCCTCAAGCAGATCATGCCGTTCGTCCAGTACTACACCTACGTCGAGATCACCCCGCGCGAACACCAGGCCCTGTGGTTCGAGTACGAGCGCGTGCGCGAAGCCTTCGAAGACAGCTTCGCCCAGCAGCAGATCGTCTCGGCATCGGACATCTACCCGGTGTTCCGCGAGCTGTTCCAGAGGAGGCTCGTCGCATGA
- a CDS encoding PrkA family serine protein kinase: MSIFSHFQERFEATRQEEYSLQEYLDLCKQDKTAYASAAERLLMAIGEPELLDTSVDSRLSRIFSNKVIRRYPAFADFHGMEECIDQIVAFFRHAAQGLEEKKQILYLLGPVGGGKSSLAEKLKQLMEKVPFYAIKGSPVFESPLGLFNPDEDGAILEEDYGIPRRYLRSIMSPWATKRLNEFGGDISQFRVVKLYPSILNQIAIAKTEPGDENNQDISALVGKVDIRKLEEYPQNDADAYSYSGALCRANQGLMEFVEMFKAPIKVLHPLLTATQEGNYNSTEGLGALPYSGIILAHSNESEWHSFRNNKNNEAFIDRIYIVKVPYCLRVADEIKIYDKLLVNSSLAHAHCAPDTLKMLSQFSVLSRLKEPENSNIYSKMRVYDGENLKDTDPKAKSIQEYRDSAGVDEGMAGLSTRFAFKILSKVFNFDPHEVAANPVHLLYVLEQQIEQEQFQPETRERYLRFIKEYLAPRYVEFIGKEIQTAYLESYSEYGQNIFDRYVLYADFWIQDQEYRDPETGEILNRAALNEELEKIEKPAGISNPKDFRNEIVNFVLRARAGNNGKNPSWLSYEKLRVVIEKKMFSNTEDLLPVISFNAKASKEDQQKHNDFVKRMVERGYTEKQVRLLSEWYLRVRKSQ; this comes from the coding sequence ATGAGCATTTTCAGTCACTTCCAGGAACGCTTCGAAGCGACCCGTCAAGAGGAATATTCCCTCCAGGAATATCTCGACCTCTGCAAGCAAGACAAGACAGCCTATGCCTCCGCCGCCGAGCGCCTGCTGATGGCGATCGGCGAGCCGGAGTTGCTGGACACCTCGGTGGACTCCAGGCTGTCGCGGATCTTCTCCAACAAGGTGATTCGCCGCTACCCGGCGTTCGCCGACTTCCACGGCATGGAGGAATGCATCGACCAGATCGTCGCGTTCTTCCGCCACGCGGCCCAGGGCCTGGAGGAGAAGAAGCAGATCCTTTACCTGCTCGGCCCGGTCGGCGGCGGTAAATCCTCCCTGGCGGAAAAACTCAAGCAACTGATGGAGAAGGTGCCCTTCTACGCGATCAAGGGCTCACCGGTCTTCGAGTCGCCGCTGGGCTTGTTCAACCCCGACGAAGACGGCGCCATCCTCGAGGAGGACTACGGCATCCCGAGGCGCTACCTGCGCTCGATCATGTCGCCCTGGGCAACCAAGCGCCTCAACGAGTTCGGCGGCGACATCAGCCAGTTCCGCGTGGTCAAGCTGTACCCCTCGATCCTCAACCAGATCGCCATCGCCAAGACCGAGCCCGGCGACGAGAACAACCAGGACATATCCGCGCTGGTCGGCAAGGTCGACATCCGCAAGCTGGAGGAATACCCGCAGAACGACGCGGACGCCTACAGCTATTCGGGCGCCCTCTGCCGGGCCAACCAGGGCCTGATGGAATTCGTCGAGATGTTCAAGGCCCCGATCAAGGTCCTGCACCCGCTGCTGACCGCGACCCAGGAAGGCAACTACAACAGCACCGAAGGTCTCGGCGCCCTGCCCTACAGCGGCATCATCCTGGCTCACTCCAACGAATCGGAATGGCACAGTTTCCGCAACAACAAGAACAACGAGGCCTTCATCGACCGCATCTACATCGTCAAGGTGCCGTACTGCCTGCGCGTGGCGGACGAGATCAAGATCTACGACAAGTTGCTGGTCAACAGCTCGCTGGCGCATGCCCACTGCGCGCCGGACACCCTGAAGATGCTCTCGCAGTTCTCCGTGCTGTCGAGGCTGAAAGAGCCGGAAAACTCGAATATCTACTCGAAGATGCGGGTATATGACGGCGAAAACCTGAAAGATACCGATCCCAAGGCCAAGTCGATCCAGGAATACCGCGACTCGGCCGGGGTCGACGAAGGCATGGCCGGGCTTTCCACCCGCTTCGCCTTCAAGATCCTCTCCAAGGTATTCAACTTCGACCCGCACGAGGTAGCGGCCAACCCGGTGCACCTGCTCTACGTCCTCGAACAGCAGATCGAGCAGGAACAGTTCCAGCCGGAAACCCGCGAGCGCTACCTGCGCTTCATCAAGGAATACCTGGCGCCGCGCTACGTCGAGTTCATCGGCAAGGAAATCCAGACCGCCTACCTGGAGTCCTACAGCGAATACGGTCAGAACATCTTCGACCGCTATGTGCTGTACGCCGACTTCTGGATCCAGGACCAGGAATACCGCGACCCGGAAACCGGCGAGATCCTCAACCGCGCCGCCCTCAACGAGGAACTGGAGAAGATCGAGAAACCCGCCGGCATCAGCAACCCGAAGGACTTCCGCAACGAGATCGTCAACTTCGTGCTGCGCGCCCGCGCCGGCAACAACGGCAAGAATCCGAGCTGGCTGTCCTACGAGAAGCTGCGCGTAGTGATCGAGAAGAAGATGTTCTCCAACACCGAGGACCTGCTTCCGGTCATCAGCTTCAACGCCAAGGCCAGCAAGGAGGACCAGCAGAAGCACAACGACTTCGTCAAACGCATGGTCGAGCGCGGCTACACCGAGAAGCAGGTCCGCCTGCTGTCGGAATGGTACCTGCGGGTTCGCAAGTCGCAGTAG
- the glpE gene encoding thiosulfate sulfurtransferase GlpE — MSDTFQRIAPEQARQLRENGAQVVDIRDPQSFAVGHISGSRHIDNHSVADFIAAADLDAPLVVVCYHGNSSQSAAAYFIQQGFSDVYSLDGGFELWRSVYPADTSSGEAE; from the coding sequence ATGAGCGACACCTTCCAGCGCATCGCCCCCGAACAGGCCCGCCAGCTCCGCGAAAACGGCGCCCAGGTGGTCGACATCCGCGACCCGCAGAGCTTCGCTGTCGGCCACATCAGCGGCTCGCGGCACATCGACAACCACTCGGTGGCGGACTTCATCGCCGCCGCCGACCTCGACGCTCCGCTGGTGGTGGTCTGCTACCACGGTAACTCCAGCCAGAGCGCCGCCGCCTATTTCATCCAGCAGGGCTTCAGCGACGTCTACAGCCTCGACGGCGGCTTCGAGCTATGGCGCAGCGTCTATCCCGCGGATACCAGCAGCGGCGAAGCGGAGTAG
- a CDS encoding symmetrical bis(5'-nucleosyl)-tetraphosphatase yields the protein MAVYAVGDLQGCLDPLKCLLERVAFDPAKDRLWLVGDLVNRGPQSLETLRFLYAMRESVVSVLGNHDLHLLAVAHKSERLKKSDTLREILEAPDREPLLDWLRRLPLLHYDEQRKVALVHAGIPPQWSLEKARLRAAEVEQALRDDQRLPLFLDGMYGNEPAKWDKKLHGIDRLRVITNYFTRMRFCTEDGKLDLKSKEGLDTAPPGYAPWFSFPSRKTRGEKIIFGHWAALEGHCDEPGLFALDTGCVWGARMTLLNVDSGERLSCDCAEQRAPARPAATPA from the coding sequence ATGGCGGTCTACGCGGTAGGCGACCTGCAGGGTTGCCTGGATCCCCTGAAATGCCTGCTGGAGCGCGTCGCCTTCGACCCGGCCAAGGACCGCCTGTGGCTGGTCGGCGACCTGGTCAACCGCGGCCCGCAGTCCCTGGAGACGCTGCGCTTCCTCTATGCCATGCGCGAGTCGGTGGTCAGCGTCCTGGGCAACCACGACCTGCACCTGCTGGCGGTGGCGCACAAGTCCGAGCGCCTGAAGAAGTCCGACACGCTGCGGGAAATCCTCGAGGCGCCGGACCGCGAGCCACTGCTCGACTGGCTGCGTCGCCTGCCGCTGCTGCACTACGACGAACAACGCAAGGTCGCCCTGGTGCATGCCGGCATCCCCCCGCAGTGGAGCCTGGAAAAAGCCCGCCTGCGCGCAGCCGAGGTGGAGCAAGCATTGCGCGACGACCAGCGCCTGCCGCTGTTCCTCGACGGCATGTACGGCAACGAACCGGCCAAGTGGGACAAGAAGCTGCATGGCATCGACCGCCTGAGGGTGATCACCAACTACTTCACCCGCATGCGTTTCTGCACCGAAGATGGCAAGCTCGACCTGAAGAGCAAGGAAGGCCTCGACACCGCGCCGCCCGGCTACGCCCCCTGGTTCAGCTTCCCTTCGCGCAAGACCCGCGGCGAGAAGATCATCTTCGGCCACTGGGCGGCCCTCGAAGGCCACTGCGACGAGCCCGGCCTGTTCGCCCTGGACACCGGCTGCGTCTGGGGCGCGCGGATGACCCTGCTGAACGTCGACAGCGGCGAACGCCTGAGCTGCGATTGCGCCGAACAGCGCGCGCCGGCCAGACCCGCCGCCACGCCCGCATGA
- the apaG gene encoding Co2+/Mg2+ efflux protein ApaG, giving the protein MSDTQHQVNVRVDTRYLPEQSAPEQNRFAFAYTVTIENQGEVPAQLLSRHWIITDGDGRTQEVRGAGVVGEQPLIAPGAQHTYTSGTVLATRVGSMRGSYQMLGSDGIAFDAAIPVFRLAVPGALH; this is encoded by the coding sequence ATGAGCGATACCCAGCACCAGGTCAACGTCAGGGTCGACACCCGCTACCTTCCGGAACAGTCCGCCCCGGAGCAGAACCGTTTCGCCTTCGCCTACACGGTGACCATCGAGAACCAGGGCGAGGTTCCGGCCCAACTGCTGTCGCGCCACTGGATCATCACCGACGGCGACGGCCGTACCCAGGAAGTTCGCGGCGCCGGCGTGGTCGGCGAGCAACCGCTGATCGCCCCCGGCGCGCAACACACCTACACCAGCGGCACGGTGCTGGCGACCCGGGTCGGCAGCATGCGCGGCAGCTACCAGATGCTCGGCAGCGACGGAATCGCCTTCGACGCCGCGATCCCGGTGTTTCGCCTGGCCGTACCGGGAGCGCTGCACTGA
- the rsmA gene encoding 16S rRNA (adenine(1518)-N(6)/adenine(1519)-N(6))-dimethyltransferase RsmA, with the protein MSELYQHRARKRFGQNFLHDAGVIHRILRAIHAREGQRLLEIGPGQGALTEGLLGSGARLDVIELDQDLIPLLKLKFGLESRFSLHQGDALKFDFASLVESGEKLRVVGNLPYNISTPLIFHLLEHAPVIEDMHFMLQKEVVERLAATPGGGDWGRLSIMVQYHCRVEHLFNVGPGAFNPPPKVDSAIVRLTPFAEPPHPARDPKLLERVVREAFNQRRKTLRNTLKPLLSVEDIEAAEVDPTLRPEQLDLAAFVRLANRLAELPGNR; encoded by the coding sequence ATGTCCGAGCTTTACCAACACCGCGCGCGCAAGCGCTTCGGCCAGAACTTCCTGCACGATGCCGGGGTGATTCACCGCATCCTCCGTGCCATCCATGCCCGCGAGGGTCAGCGCCTGCTGGAGATCGGCCCGGGCCAGGGCGCCCTGACCGAGGGACTGCTGGGCAGCGGCGCACGCCTGGACGTGATCGAGCTCGACCAGGACCTGATCCCCCTGTTGAAGCTGAAATTCGGCCTCGAGTCGCGCTTCAGCCTGCACCAGGGCGACGCCCTCAAGTTCGATTTCGCCTCGCTGGTGGAGAGCGGCGAGAAGCTGCGAGTGGTCGGCAACCTGCCCTACAACATCTCCACGCCACTGATCTTCCATCTGCTGGAGCACGCGCCGGTGATCGAGGACATGCACTTCATGCTGCAAAAGGAAGTGGTGGAGCGCCTGGCGGCCACGCCGGGCGGCGGAGACTGGGGCCGGCTCTCGATCATGGTCCAGTATCACTGTCGGGTGGAGCACCTGTTCAACGTCGGCCCCGGCGCGTTCAACCCGCCGCCCAAGGTCGACTCGGCCATCGTCCGTCTCACCCCCTTCGCCGAGCCGCCCCATCCGGCACGCGATCCGAAACTGCTCGAGCGGGTGGTCCGCGAGGCCTTCAACCAGCGCCGCAAGACCCTGCGCAACACCCTCAAGCCTCTCCTGAGCGTCGAGGACATCGAGGCCGCAGAGGTCGATCCGACCCTCCGTCCCGAACAACTCGACCTGGCCGCATTCGTCCGCCTGGCCAACCGGCTGGCCGAGCTGCCAGGCAATCGTTAG